A window of the Arachis duranensis cultivar V14167 chromosome 5, aradu.V14167.gnm2.J7QH, whole genome shotgun sequence genome harbors these coding sequences:
- the LOC107487613 gene encoding uncharacterized protein LOC107487613 isoform X2 codes for MASRTAPLFQDHDQHVNGHVSDLDSIDGLPMHNCAPIKTKVPEPLPDPLDQSDSSEYSHSETPKSWGRFSFSPSYTAMFTSDCNCGEPPDFSISLDRHDLLLKYGFDYPSEYSETPKSSKVDPDCSSLLSSLYSDSSDYSDTPKSGNWSPPTDLKNDKAFWDSLKLEKPSFWIDPYGLPNTQHLETLEAWRCSQPIKRKEANLFSDLPSLFALSDSQEHPGSPKSSSYSPPTIMSEIEPHCIDEEVPNLLPGLFAELDTSEHSKIIKLLPSN; via the exons ATGGCATCACGAACTGCTCCTTTGTTTCAAGATCATGACCAACACGTCAATGGCCACGTCAGCG atCTGGATTCGATTGATGGGTTGCCAATGCACAACTGTGCACCAATTAAAACGAAG GTACCTGAGCCGTTGCCAGATCCATTGGACCAGTCTGACTCTTCAGAATATTCGCATTCGGAGACTCCAAAATCATGGGGGAGATTCTCTTTCTCCCCCTCATATACAGCGATG TTTACTTCAGACTGCAACTGTGGGGAGCCACCCGACTTTTCTATATCCTTAGATCGGCATGATCTATTATTAAAATATGGTTTTGATTACCCTTCAGAATATTCCGAGACTCCAAAATCATCCAAG GTTGATCCAGACTGCTCAAGTCTGCTATCATCTCTATATTCTGACTCTTCAGATTACTCTGACACTCCAAAATCGGGGAATTGGTCTCCACCAACTGATTTAAAG AATGACAAGGCATTTTGGGACAGCTTGAAATTGGAGAAACCCTCCTTTTGGATAGACCCATATGGTCTTCCTAACACTCAACACTTAGAGACTCTTGAAGCATGGCGTTGCTCTCAACCAATTAAAAGGAAG GAAGCTAATCTGTTTTCAGATTTGCCATCTCTGTTTGCTCTTTCTGACTCTCAAGAACACCCTGGGAGTCCTAAGTCATCGAGTTACTCTCCACCAACTATAATG TCTGAGATTGAGCCACATTGCATAGATGAGGAGGTACCTAATCTGTTGCCAGGTCTATTTGCTGAGCTTGACACATCAGAACACTCAAAAATCATCAAGTTGCTCCCTTccaattaa
- the LOC107487613 gene encoding uncharacterized protein LOC107487613 isoform X1, with amino-acid sequence MASRTAPLFQDHDQHVNGHVSDLDSIDGLPMHNCAPIKTKVPEPLPDPLDQSDSSEYSHSETPKSWGRFSFSPSYTAMFTSDCNCGEPPDFSISLDRHDLLLKYGFDYPSEYSETPKSSKVDPDCSSLLSSLYSDSSDYSDTPKSGNWSPPTDLKNDKAFWDSLKLEKPSFWIDPYGLPNTQHLETLEAWRCSQPIKRKQEANLFSDLPSLFALSDSQEHPGSPKSSSYSPPTIMSEIEPHCIDEEVPNLLPGLFAELDTSEHSKIIKLLPSN; translated from the exons ATGGCATCACGAACTGCTCCTTTGTTTCAAGATCATGACCAACACGTCAATGGCCACGTCAGCG atCTGGATTCGATTGATGGGTTGCCAATGCACAACTGTGCACCAATTAAAACGAAG GTACCTGAGCCGTTGCCAGATCCATTGGACCAGTCTGACTCTTCAGAATATTCGCATTCGGAGACTCCAAAATCATGGGGGAGATTCTCTTTCTCCCCCTCATATACAGCGATG TTTACTTCAGACTGCAACTGTGGGGAGCCACCCGACTTTTCTATATCCTTAGATCGGCATGATCTATTATTAAAATATGGTTTTGATTACCCTTCAGAATATTCCGAGACTCCAAAATCATCCAAG GTTGATCCAGACTGCTCAAGTCTGCTATCATCTCTATATTCTGACTCTTCAGATTACTCTGACACTCCAAAATCGGGGAATTGGTCTCCACCAACTGATTTAAAG AATGACAAGGCATTTTGGGACAGCTTGAAATTGGAGAAACCCTCCTTTTGGATAGACCCATATGGTCTTCCTAACACTCAACACTTAGAGACTCTTGAAGCATGGCGTTGCTCTCAACCAATTAAAAGGAAG CAGGAAGCTAATCTGTTTTCAGATTTGCCATCTCTGTTTGCTCTTTCTGACTCTCAAGAACACCCTGGGAGTCCTAAGTCATCGAGTTACTCTCCACCAACTATAATG TCTGAGATTGAGCCACATTGCATAGATGAGGAGGTACCTAATCTGTTGCCAGGTCTATTTGCTGAGCTTGACACATCAGAACACTCAAAAATCATCAAGTTGCTCCCTTccaattaa